Proteins encoded by one window of Patescibacteria group bacterium:
- the lgt gene encoding prolipoprotein diacylglyceryl transferase translates to MHTFHPSPILFSFGPFSVHWYGLFMLAGVAAGYAIARRTFAWARVSPSVLDRLVTALILGGFIGARLYHVLNVFGYYWSHPLDVFAVWKGGLAIHGALLGGLIALWWFVGKRTHPVPICRDIPLKRGFRTVESPPTEGWPQAGVGGARERLCTCLLITDLLAPSVALGQAIGRWGNYFRQELYGLPTDLPWGIPIDAAHRLSDFTQYKYFHPVFLYESVWLIIVCIILLVILSGVMRSRTESKDLRRMPVGRIFFLYLILAGLGRFFIEFLRIDPMPLVYGVRLQQLVSIILIMVGFGGIVWMRHLARGGEDN, encoded by the coding sequence TTGCACACTTTCCATCCTTCTCCCATTCTTTTTTCTTTTGGTCCCTTTTCCGTCCACTGGTACGGTCTTTTCATGCTCGCAGGCGTCGCGGCAGGCTACGCAATTGCGCGGCGCACGTTTGCGTGGGCGCGCGTTTCCCCCTCGGTCCTTGATCGTCTCGTCACTGCGCTCATTCTGGGCGGCTTCATAGGCGCCCGACTCTATCATGTCCTGAACGTATTCGGGTATTATTGGTCGCATCCTTTGGACGTGTTCGCCGTGTGGAAAGGGGGTCTTGCGATCCACGGCGCGCTCTTGGGAGGATTGATTGCATTGTGGTGGTTTGTCGGCAAGCGTACACACCCTGTCCCGATATGTCGGGACATCCCTCTCAAGAGGGGATTTCGTACGGTCGAGTCCCCTCCTACGGAGGGGTGGCCGCAGGCCGGGGTGGGTGGTGCCCGCGAAAGGTTGTGCACATGTTTACTGATCACCGACCTCCTTGCGCCTTCCGTCGCGCTCGGCCAGGCGATTGGCCGCTGGGGAAATTATTTTCGGCAGGAGCTCTATGGCCTGCCGACTGACCTGCCGTGGGGAATTCCCATCGATGCTGCGCATCGGCTCTCTGATTTCACGCAGTACAAATATTTTCATCCCGTATTTCTCTATGAGTCAGTGTGGTTAATCATTGTGTGTATTATCCTTCTTGTCATCCTGAGCGGAGTGATGCGGAGCAGAACAGAGTCGAAGGATCTCCGGCGAATGCCGGTCGGTCGCATCTTCTTCCTCTACCTCATCCTTGCAGGACTCGGGAGATTCTTCATAGAATTTTTACGCATCGACCCGATGCCGCTGGTGTACGGCGTGCGCCTGCAGCAGCTCGTGAGTATAATCTTAATAATGGTAGGATTTGGTGGAATTGTTTGGATGCGGCACCTGGCTCGGGGAGGAGAAGATAATTAA
- a CDS encoding TlpA disulfide reductase family protein, translating to MSFPHRVRPGRRAQARLSGRRTKWFLGAAALLLVSGGVLFLYFTRGTTLVLDSADVSGEASSTAQDIPPAGSDEFMPPFSADTFEGKRFSVAEYEDKTAVIIDFWASWCSFCVKEMPLIQHMADLYGKDKLTVVGIHRGDSEPVEKGVALAAKLGIKYLLLQDPEGKYFKLLGQGKPFMPLTIFIDREGRIVERRIGPKTAEEIRVSTAKIIAP from the coding sequence ATGTCCTTTCCCCACCGCGTGAGACCAGGAAGGCGCGCCCAAGCCCGCCTGTCTGGGCGCAGGACGAAATGGTTCTTAGGAGCCGCGGCGCTGTTGCTTGTGTCAGGCGGCGTTCTTTTTTTATATTTCACCAGAGGGACCACCCTTGTGCTAGATAGTGCGGACGTGTCAGGTGAAGCCTCATCCACCGCCCAAGACATCCCTCCTGCCGGAAGCGATGAGTTCATGCCGCCTTTTTCGGCGGACACGTTCGAAGGGAAACGTTTTTCAGTGGCGGAGTATGAGGATAAAACCGCGGTTATTATTGATTTTTGGGCTTCATGGTGTTCGTTTTGCGTAAAGGAAATGCCGCTTATACAGCACATGGCGGATTTGTACGGGAAAGACAAGCTTACCGTGGTCGGCATTCATCGCGGCGACTCTGAGCCTGTAGAAAAGGGAGTAGCGCTCGCGGCGAAGTTAGGGATAAAATATCTCCTGCTCCAGGATCCTGAAGGGAAATATTTCAAGTTGCTCGGGCAGGGGAAACCATTCATGCCGCTTACCATATTTATAGACCGCGAAGGGCGCATAGTGGAGCGGCGCATCGGCCCCAAAACGGCGGAAGAAATACGGGTGAGCACGGCGAAGATCATAGCCCCATGA
- a CDS encoding LAGLIDADG family homing endonuclease produces MPKYKAKNENFFKHWSPSMAYTLGFFCADGSMFVNPRGSRYVAFYSNDRNVLEFIRRAIGAAHKISVKQVGKFGRKSPAYFLQIGSKEMFIDLSRMGIMINKSKRMVLPDIPEDCFSPFVRGYFDGDGNVVYGLYKRKARPHPARILRVSFTSGSRGFLKSLSERLFSTLQIEGVLSYYGRAWRLVYSNRPSLHLLEFMYAPRLDQLPVLQRKFERFIKAKKYM; encoded by the coding sequence ATGCCAAAATATAAAGCAAAAAATGAAAATTTTTTTAAACACTGGTCGCCTTCGATGGCATATACACTTGGTTTTTTCTGCGCAGACGGTTCGATGTTTGTAAATCCACGAGGGAGCAGGTATGTTGCCTTTTACTCAAATGACAGGAATGTGCTTGAATTTATTCGCAGGGCTATTGGTGCGGCACATAAAATAAGTGTCAAACAAGTAGGGAAATTCGGAAGGAAATCGCCAGCATATTTTCTTCAGATTGGGAGTAAAGAAATGTTTATTGACTTGTCCCGAATGGGTATCATGATCAATAAGAGTAAACGAATGGTGCTTCCAGATATTCCTGAGGATTGCTTCTCTCCTTTTGTGAGGGGTTATTTTGACGGAGACGGCAATGTCGTGTATGGTCTATATAAAAGAAAAGCTCGGCCCCATCCTGCGAGGATATTACGGGTTAGCTTTACTTCAGGGAGCAGGGGGTTTCTTAAATCGTTATCGGAAAGATTATTTAGTACGTTACAGATTGAAGGTGTTCTAAGTTATTACGGGAGAGCATGGCGCCTTGTGTATAGCAATCGTCCATCATTACACTTATTGGAGTTTATGTATGCGCCTCGCTTAGATCAGCTTCCCGTGCTACAAAGAAAATTTGAGAGGTTTATAAAAGCGAAAAAATATATGTAG